Proteins co-encoded in one Ziziphus jujuba cultivar Dongzao chromosome 9, ASM3175591v1 genomic window:
- the LOC112489639 gene encoding agamous-like MADS-box protein AGL62, with product MEKKNSRGRQKVAMVKMSNDSNLQVTFSKRRSGLFKKASELCTLCGAEIAIVVFSPGRKVFSFGHPCVEAVIDRFLNGNRPAHQNSGTMQLIEAHRNASVRELNLQLTQITNQLEEEKKRGHELNRMRKVSQAQCWWECPIEEMELEQLEQLKASMEELKKNVSKQADRALIQNSNPVAAPFYAGSSSSGQGAAMITYPFDVKNGGFGGNIMPNLMPHHHHAYNLGYGRGFF from the coding sequence ATGGAGAAGAAGAACAGCAGAGGGCGTCAAAAGGTCGCAATGGTGAAGATGAGCAACGACAGCAACCTCCAAGTCACGTTCTCGAAGCGCCGTTCGGGACTCTTCAAAAAGGCCAGCGAACTCTGCACTCTCTGCGGCGCCGAGATAGCCATTGTCGTTTTCTCACCTGGAAGGAAAGTTTTCTCCTTCGGCCATCCTTGCGTGGAGGCCGTCATCGACAGGTTTCTCAATGGAAACCGGCCGGCGCATCAGAACTCCGGCACGATGCAGCTCATCGAAGCACACCGGAACGCCAGCGTCCGGGAACTGAACCTCCAGCTGACTCAGATCACCAACCAACTGGAGGAAGAGAAGAAGCGGGGCCATGAACTGAATCGGATGAGGAAAGTGAGCCAGGCGCAGTGCTGGTGGGAGTGTCCCATCGAGGAGATGGAGCTGGAGCAGCTTGAGCAGTTGAAGGCATCCATGGAAGAGCTGAAGAAGAATGTGAGCAAGCAGGCTGACAGGGCTCTCATTCAGAATTCCAACCCTGTTGCTGCTCCCTTTTACGCGGGGAGTTCTTCTTCGGGTCAAGGGGCGGCGATGATTACTTATCCTTTCGATGTTAAAAATGGCGGATTTGGTGGGAATATAATGCCCAATTTGATGCCTCATCATCACCATGCATACAATCTTGGTTATGGCCGTGGTTTcttctga
- the LOC132799516 gene encoding agamous-like MADS-box protein AGL62, with protein sequence MEKKISRGRQKVAMVKMSNDSNLQVTFSKRRSGLFKKASELCTLCGAEIAIVVFSPGRKVFSFGHPCVEAVIDRFLTRNPPAHQNSGTMQLIEAHRNASVRELNLQLTQITNQLEEEKKRGHELNRMRKVSQAQCWWECPIEGMELEQLEQLKASMEELKKNVSKQADRVLIQNSNPAAAPFFAGSSSSGQEAAMITHPFDVKNGGFGGNMMPNLMPYHYHAYNLGYGRGFF encoded by the coding sequence ATGGAGAAGAAGATCAGCAGAGGGCGTCAAAAGGTCGCAATGGTGAAGATGAGCAACGACAGCAACCTCCAAGTCACGTTCTCGAAGCGCCGTTCGGGACTCTTCAAAAAGGCCAGCGAACTCTGCACCCTCTGCGGCGCCGAGATAGCCATTGTCGTTTTCTCACCAGGAAGGAAAGTTTTCTCCTTCGGGCATCCTTGCGTGGAGGCCGTCATCGACAGGTTTCTCACCCGAAACCCGCCGGCGCATCAGAACTCCGGCACGATGCAGCTCATCGAAGCACACCGGAACGCCAGCGTCCGGGAACTGAACCTCCAGCTGACTCAGATCACCAACCAACTGGAGGAAGAGAAGAAGCGGGGCCATGAACTGAATCGGATGAGGAAAGTGAGCCAGGCGCAGTGCTGGTGGGAGTGTCCCATCGAGGGGATGGAGCTGGAGCAGCTGGAGCAGTTGAAGGCATCCATGGAAGAGCTGAAGAAGAACGTGAGCAAGCAGGCTGACAGGGTTCTCATTCAGAATTCCAACCCTGCTGCTGCTCCTTTTTTCGCGGGGAGTTCTTCTTCGGGTCAAGAGGCGGCGATGATTACTCATCCTTTCGATGTTAAAAATGGCGGATTTGGTGGGAATATGATGCCCAATTTGATGCCTTATCATTACCATGCATACAATCTTGGTTATGGCCGTGGTTTCttctga